In Blastopirellula sp. J2-11, a single genomic region encodes these proteins:
- a CDS encoding enoyl-ACP reductase, protein MQLFEGKKGLIVGVANNHSIAWAIAEQIMAGGGVCGFTHLPDKPDDERKKNRHRVGKLIDGNPNAKFLVPLDVQSNENIAEVMETAKQELGEIDFLLHSVAYASLEDLRVPTVECSREGFKLAMDISAYSMIAVTNAARPILSKNSSVCAMTYYGGERIVPGYNMMGVCKAALDSIVKYLAFDLGPDGVRVNAISAGPLKTLASSAVGAKGMTDLYAAVSPLGDNITHEQVGKAGAYLLSDMSQGVTAEILHVDGGYNQMGSPGRLLDSYAEMIAKLK, encoded by the coding sequence GTGCAATTATTCGAAGGCAAAAAAGGGCTGATCGTCGGCGTCGCCAACAATCACTCGATCGCTTGGGCGATTGCTGAGCAAATTATGGCCGGCGGCGGCGTGTGCGGATTTACGCATCTGCCTGACAAGCCGGATGACGAACGCAAAAAGAACCGACATCGCGTCGGCAAGTTGATCGACGGCAACCCCAACGCCAAGTTTCTGGTTCCGCTGGACGTGCAGTCGAACGAGAACATCGCCGAAGTGATGGAAACGGCGAAGCAAGAATTGGGCGAGATCGACTTTTTGCTGCACTCGGTCGCCTATGCGTCGCTGGAGGACCTGCGGGTGCCGACGGTCGAATGCAGCCGTGAAGGTTTCAAGCTGGCGATGGACATCAGCGCCTATAGCATGATCGCCGTGACCAACGCCGCGCGGCCGATTTTGAGCAAAAACAGCTCGGTCTGCGCGATGACCTACTACGGCGGCGAGCGAATCGTGCCGGGCTACAACATGATGGGCGTCTGCAAAGCGGCGCTCGATTCGATCGTCAAATACCTGGCTTTCGACCTGGGGCCAGACGGGGTTCGCGTCAATGCGATCAGCGCCGGACCGCTGAAAACGTTGGCCAGCAGCGCCGTGGGCGCCAAAGGGATGACCGACCTGTACGCGGCGGTGTCGCCGCTGGGTGACAACATCACCCACGAGCAAGTCGGCAAAGCAGGCGCCTACTTGTTGTCAGACATGTCGCAAGGAGTGACGGCCGAGATCTTGCATGTCGACGGCGGCTACAACCAAATGGGGAGTCCGGGCCGATTGCTTGATTCGTACGCTGAGATGATCGCCAAATTGAAGTAG
- a CDS encoding sigma-54 interaction domain-containing protein: MGGALYDEIESALSLGEQRDLIGAAHLRVVALATSEDRLDKYLHAALDAIFQRGSADYLTVAVRDNLGQWSPIAEAGRRHPLPTPALVAAVDASEPVLAESWLTVALHGDKSLSLVLAVCSTPERIKTLQYRAALTAHLLGYGVGLIRERVARSARLKRLEQLLTIIESWQKTRDMHTLLTEMAEAAAELFGSERASIFLWDRPKKTLVGRPALGIEGGELRVPDDRGVVGHVVQTGEPRRVDELEKDEINRDIDQSLAFHTRNLLCVPLVGRRGRIFGAFELINKQLGNFTAEDQLGLTELAAHASSALENTQETERILASRNRLADAAAAAAELIGDCPAIATLRGTIRRVAESNLPVLVLGENGTGKEVVSQSIHFRSDRRAQPLVAVNCAAVPDTLLESELFGREKGAFTGADETRPGKFEMADGGTLFLDEIGDLSLAGQAKLLRVLEDQLILRVGGTTEIQVDVRIIAATNRDLGELVREKKFREDLFFRLHVVTIELPPLRERGADVITLANHFLHHFSLKTGRQTPTLADAAQRRLLAHPWPGNVRELRNTMERVIFLHSEEVIQPESLQFHSLDSHDDTPMNLPLNDATAEFQRRYIQRHVDAAQGNISAAAEKIGMHRSNLYRKMKQLEMLSDSTPGGASE, encoded by the coding sequence ATGGGCGGAGCCCTTTACGACGAAATCGAATCGGCCCTCTCCCTGGGCGAACAGCGTGATCTGATCGGCGCCGCGCATCTGCGAGTCGTCGCGCTGGCCACCTCCGAAGATCGGCTCGACAAGTACCTGCACGCGGCGCTCGACGCGATCTTTCAGCGCGGATCGGCCGATTACCTGACGGTCGCCGTCCGCGACAATCTCGGCCAATGGTCCCCCATCGCCGAAGCAGGCCGCCGCCATCCGTTGCCGACGCCGGCTTTGGTCGCCGCGGTCGACGCCAGCGAGCCGGTCCTGGCCGAAAGCTGGCTGACCGTGGCCCTCCACGGCGACAAATCGCTCTCGCTGGTCCTGGCGGTTTGCAGCACGCCAGAACGGATCAAAACGTTGCAATACCGCGCCGCGTTGACCGCCCATCTGCTTGGTTACGGCGTCGGGCTCATCCGCGAGCGCGTTGCGCGATCGGCTCGCTTGAAACGTCTCGAGCAACTGCTGACCATCATCGAGTCGTGGCAAAAAACCCGCGACATGCACACGCTGCTGACCGAAATGGCCGAAGCGGCCGCCGAACTGTTCGGATCCGAGCGGGCCAGCATCTTCCTCTGGGATCGCCCGAAAAAAACGCTCGTCGGCCGGCCCGCCCTCGGCATCGAAGGAGGCGAACTCCGCGTGCCGGACGATCGCGGCGTGGTCGGCCACGTCGTCCAAACCGGCGAGCCTCGCCGCGTTGACGAACTCGAAAAAGACGAAATCAACCGCGACATCGATCAGTCCCTCGCTTTTCATACGCGTAATCTGCTCTGCGTGCCGCTCGTCGGACGCCGCGGGCGAATCTTCGGCGCGTTCGAGCTGATCAACAAGCAACTCGGCAACTTTACGGCCGAAGACCAGCTTGGCCTGACCGAACTGGCCGCACATGCCTCGTCGGCGCTCGAAAACACCCAAGAGACCGAACGCATCTTGGCCAGCCGCAATCGCCTGGCCGACGCCGCCGCAGCAGCCGCCGAGCTGATCGGCGATTGCCCGGCGATCGCCACGTTGCGCGGCACGATCCGTCGCGTCGCCGAGTCGAATCTGCCGGTGCTGGTGTTGGGCGAAAACGGAACCGGCAAAGAAGTCGTCAGCCAGTCGATCCACTTTCGCAGCGATCGTCGCGCTCAGCCGCTGGTCGCCGTCAACTGCGCCGCGGTGCCAGACACGCTGCTCGAAAGCGAACTGTTCGGCCGCGAGAAGGGCGCCTTTACCGGGGCCGACGAAACGCGCCCCGGCAAGTTTGAAATGGCCGACGGCGGCACTCTGTTTCTCGACGAGATCGGCGATCTCAGCCTGGCCGGCCAAGCGAAGCTGTTGCGCGTTCTCGAAGACCAACTCATCCTGCGGGTCGGCGGCACGACCGAGATCCAGGTCGACGTCCGCATCATCGCCGCGACCAATCGAGATCTGGGCGAACTGGTCCGCGAAAAGAAGTTCCGCGAGGACCTCTTCTTTCGCCTGCACGTCGTAACGATCGAACTGCCGCCGCTCCGCGAACGGGGCGCCGACGTGATCACGCTGGCCAACCACTTTTTGCACCATTTCTCCCTGAAAACCGGCCGCCAAACGCCGACCCTGGCCGATGCGGCCCAGCGACGCCTGTTGGCCCACCCATGGCCCGGCAATGTACGCGAACTGCGCAACACAATGGAGCGGGTGATCTTCCTGCACAGCGAAGAGGTAATCCAACCCGAGTCGCTGCAGTTCCACTCGCTAGATTCGCACGACGACACCCCAATGAATCTGCCGCTAAACGACGCAACTGCTGAATTTCAAAGACGTTATATCCAGCGTCACGTCGACGCCGCCCAAGGCAACATCAGCGCCGCGGCCGAAAAAATCGGCATGCACCGCTCGAACCTCTATCGCAAGATGAAACAGCTAGAAATGCTCTCCGACAGCACCCCAGGAGGCGCCAGCGAATAA